The following proteins come from a genomic window of Asterias amurensis chromosome 15, ASM3211899v1:
- the LOC139947884 gene encoding endothelial differentiation-related factor 1-like yields MAEADWDEVTYLRKKQQTAKQARSNKAVNSALRKGETVETRTKFSAASNKQHSGDKSTVKLDQETEELHHDKVSLQLGQLIQKGRVQKELTQKELATRINEKPQVINDYEAGRAIPNQQIISKIERIIGMKLRGKDKGKPLGGSKK; encoded by the exons ATGGCCGAGGCAGATTGGGATGAAGTTACTTATTTGAGGAAGAAGCAACAAACAGCGAAACAAGCCAGGTCAAATAag GCTGTTAATAGTGCATTAAGAAAAGGAGAAACTGTGGAAACAAGAACGAAAT TCAGTGCAGCTTCAAATAAGCAACACTCAGGAGACAAGAGCACCGTGAAACTAGACCAGGAGACTGAGGAACTGCATC ATGACAAAGTTTCCTTACAGCTCGGGCAATTGATCCAGAAAGGTCGAGTCCAGAAGGAATTAACTCAAAAGGAATTGGCAACA AGGATTAACGAGAAACCACAGGTTATCAATGACTACGAGGCCGGACGAGCAATCCCTAATCAGCAGATCATCTCTAAGATTGAGCGGATTATCG GAATGAAGTTAAGAGGCAAAGACAAGGGAAAGCCGCTTGGGGGTAGTAAGAAGTAA
- the LOC139947882 gene encoding uncharacterized protein, protein MTTDQVADTVNHTRMKKKKKKLLQSGGQKLFEPTTSSTDEQKNCQDPLTKKKKHISERVQTENEEVRTFNGIQFPGSSEQSDGLSEIPKKKKKKKKTLKSYDQESITIEPKTPTDDQQSSQDQPKKKKRSKSERVQTENEEIPKKKKKKKKGVDALCDIESSLKINRQVWRGETVLTEMHVDKNLESAPTTLRKSKKRKRATSCKSDGQESVTIESETTAADENVSTEIKERVTLPSSKKRQPGSHERRKKKRQSGKDQVEDEEEIRGDSGLILRKRGEKERVFSNKKKKKAKEESRLHVKGGEDARGKVLECVPGENPSAADKKRVKRKRKRSVQSDGQESVTGKPRSSTTDENASVENSETVTDSVTDQKQQISQKRNRRRQRRKKKLMNNNEQVGEESRRVSGENSEELTDIHKKKKKKKTEDGRLNDAVKSAGLEENAQAGRGENVLTMQSNEAISNDDNLEIAFTVLKKKRKKKKRKQIVESTNEESVEPRTTDEDVSVEEAERLTLPLSEQNGRKKKKKRANGQIEKEVLRPVNGSILQASDEHLEGLTGITKKMKKTKKSVEFNEIANARRGESVLTDMQMNEPVSNDDNLEVKKRKRKKKRKQSVESIDQESINVEPQTTDQDLLIEENGLLKKKNIPSGQTEDEGELSIVNGSKLPVEVGLLEEITKKKKKQKKKATHATRDNSKLISQSDDNSVSEYSPNEVGQDSESDATDGETSEDITKKQKKKKKKKKKIATHATQDDSDQLNLKDNDNSVSEYSRNEASQDSESEGTDGESSSSDLSSDCEREDFRKLDISSLPWLVKSERGFFMQELIKGCPVLHTRNHYYEKEREALRKQGHTVKEGRWSGLEEARLRENLEKFCKAYGIEDPLVLLIPSRFGLSKEVRRFSKSTQMLVKLAEGIHRTLNTVYIRAFKLFDPWHLTPRFSKKELDKAIRLKKKYGHNWQYIGDRLQRSSESVRYRMKGFQEGGRKGKWLKFEQKQLYDAVMEITAPLEGHIDRFVNVPWKRVAEKVPTRCAAKCCHKWNSSLGWRFNERKKHSWQANDYIELLELVDASNVREECEIDWSSILEKLSDRVCSMMQLKTLWHKLKMKYAPNNFFMEYCDILDTLFEKALPALKVAAAEHEKVMAKRAAKQLKKNSKVYIISDSDEDSADDWM, encoded by the exons ATGACTACG GATCAAGTTGCAGACACTGTTAATCACACTagaatgaagaagaagaagaagaaactaCTGCAGTCTGGTGGCCAGAAATTGTTTGAGCCGACAACTTCATCAACCGATGAGCAAAAAAACTGTCAAGATCCGCtaacaaagaagaaaaagcaCATAAGTGAGAGGGTACAGACTGAGAATGAAGAAGTCAGAACATTTAACGGCATACAATTTCCTGGAAGCAGTGAGCAGTCAGACGGTCTATCAGAAATtcccaagaagaagaaaaagaagaagaaaacctTGAAGTCTTATGACCAGGAATCGATAACCATTGAGCCCAAAACTCCAACCGATGATCAACAAAGCAGTCAAGATCAgcccaagaaaaagaaaaggagcAAGAGTGAGAGGGTTCAGACTGAGAATGAAGAAATtcccaagaagaagaagaagaagaagaaagggGTTGATGCATTGTGTGATATTGAAAGCAGTCTCAAGATTAACAGACAAGTTTGGAGAGGAGAAACTGTTTTGACTGAGATGCATGTGGATAAGAATCTTGAAAGTGCTCCCACTACTTTAAGGAAGAGTAAAAAGCGGAAAAGGGCGACTTCTTGCAAGTCTGACGGGCAAGAATCTGTAACAATTGAGTCCGAAACAACAGCAGCTGATGAGAATGTGTCGACAGAGATTAAAGAAAGGGTTACGCTTCCCTCGAGTAAAAAAAGACAACCTGGTAGTCATGAGAGGAGGAAAAAAAAGCGGCAGAGTGGAAAGGACCAGgttgaagatgaagaagaaattAGAGGAGACAGTGGCTTAATACTTCGCAAAAGGGGAGAGAAGGAGAGAGTTTTTtccaataaaaagaaaaaaaaggcaaaggAGGAAAGCAGGTTGCATGTGAAAGGTGGAGAAGATGCTCGAGGCAAGGTGCTTGAATGCGTTCCAGGTGAAAATCCATCTGCAGCTGATAAGAAGAGGGTTAAAAGAAAGAGGAAACGATCTGTCCAGTCTGATGGTCAGGAATCGGTAACCGGCAAGCCCCGTTCGTCAACAACTGATGAGAATGCATCGGTTGAGAATTCAGAAACGGTAACAGATTCTGTGACTGATCAGAAACAGCAAATTAGTCAGAAGAGAAATCGAAGGAGACAACGAAGGAAGAAGAAGTTGatgaataataatgaacaaGTTGGAGAAGAATCCAGACGAGTCAGTGGTGAGAATTCGGAGGAGTTGACAGACATtcacaagaagaagaaaaagaagaagacagaAGATGGCAGACTTAACGATGCTGTGAAAAGTGCGGGGCTTGAGGAGAATGCACAAGCAGGGAGGGGagaaaatgttttaactatgCAATCTAATGAAGCAATTTCAAACGATGACAATCTTGAAATTGCATTTACTGTgttgaagaagaaaagaaagaagaaaaaacggaAACAAATTGTTGAATCTACCAATGAGGAATCTGTTGAGCCTCGTACTACTGATGAAGATGTTTCGGTTGAGGAGGCAGAAAGGTTGACGTTGCCCTTAAGTGAACAAAATGGGcggaagaaaaagaagaaaagagcGAATGGACaaattgagaaagaagtattgaGACCGGTCAATGGTTCAATACTTCAAGCAAGTGATGAACATTTAGAGGGATTAACGGGCATCaccaagaagatgaagaagacaaaaaaaagtgTGGAGTTCAATGAAATTGCAAATGCAAGGAGAGGAGAAAGTGTTTTAACTGATATGCAAATGAACGAACCAGTTTCAAACGATGACaatcttgaagtgaagaagaggaaaaggaagaaaaagaggaaacaaTCTGTTGAATCTATCGATCAGGAATCCATAAATGTTGAGCCCCAAACTACTGATCAAGACCTTTTGATTGAAGAAAATGGCCTGTTGAAAAAGAAGAATATACCAAGTGGACAAACTGAGGATGAAGGAGAACTGAGTATAGTCAATGGCTCAAAACTTCCTGTAGAGGTTGGGCTTTTGGAAGAAATAaccaagaaaaagaagaagcagAAGAAAAAGGCGACTCATGCAACTCGAGATAACTCGAAGCTCATCTCACAATCCGATGATAACTCCGTCTCGGAATATTCTCCAAACGAGGTCGGGCAAGACTCTGAGTCAGACGCAACAGATGGAGAAACCTCGGAAgatataacaaaaaaacagaagaagaagaagaaaaagaagaaaaaaatagcgACACATGCAACTCAGGATGACTCTGATCAGCTCAACTTAAAAGACAACGATAACTCTGTCTCAGAATATTCCCGTAACGAAGCAAGTCAAGACTCCGAGTCAGAAGGAACAGATGGAGAATCCTCATCCTCTGACCTTTCCTCCGATTGCGAACGGGAAGATTTCCGAAAACTAGACATCTCATCTTTACCTTGGCTTGTGAAGAGCGAGAGAGGTTTTTTTATGCAAGAACTCATTAAGGGTTGTCCCGTGCTTCATACGCGGAACCATTATTATGAGAAAGAGCGGGAAGCTTTACGTAAACAAG GACATACGGTCAAGGAAGGACGTTGGAGTGGGCTTGAGGAAGCACGCTTGAGAGAAAATCTTGAAAAGTTTTGCAAA GCTTATGGGATAGAAGACCCTTTAGTTTTGCTGATTCCTTCGCGGTTTGGTCTGTCAAAAGAGGTTAGAAGATTTTCGAAGTCTACACAAATGTTGGTTAAACTTG CTGAAGGCATTCATCGGACATTGAATACTGTGTATATTCGAGCTTTCAAACTCTTTGACCCTTGGCACCTGACACCACG CTTTTCTAAAAAGGAGCTAGATAAAGCGATACGGCTGAAGAAGAAGTATGGTCATAATTGGCAATATATTGGAGACAGATTACAGCGGTCAAGTGAAAGCGTCCGGTATCGAATGAAGGGCTTTCAGGAGGGAGGGC GGAAAGGTAAATGGTTGAAATTTGAACAGAAACAACTCTACGATGCTGTGATGGAGATTACAGCACCCTTGGAAGGACATATCGACAGGTTCGTCAACGTCCCATGGAAGAGAGTTGCAGAGAAGGTTCCAACGCGATGTGCTGCTAAATGCTGCCATAAATG gAATTCTTCTTTGGGCTGGCGATTCAATGAAAGGAAAAAGCATTCGTGGCAGGCGAATGATTATATTGAGTTACTTGAATT GGTGGATGCTTCAAATGTGAGAGAGGAGTGTGAAATAGACTGGTCGAGCATTTTAGAGAAGCTGAGTGACCG GGTCTGTAGTATGATGCAACTAAAGACTTTGTGGCATAAACTCAAGATGAAGTATGCACCCAACAACTTCTTCATGGAGTAttgcg ACATTTTAGACACTTTGTTTGAGAAAGCTCTTCCTGCTTTGAAAGTTGCTGCAGCCGAGCATGAGAAAGTCATGGCCAAAAGGGCTGCAAAACAGCTGAAAAAAAACTCTAAGGTCTATATTATCTCGGATTCAGATGAAGACTCCGCTGACGATTGGATGTAA